A stretch of the Macadamia integrifolia cultivar HAES 741 unplaced genomic scaffold, SCU_Mint_v3 scaffold2164, whole genome shotgun sequence genome encodes the following:
- the LOC122065959 gene encoding anoctamin-like protein Os01g0706700, with amino-acid sequence FFIKFYGDIHVLFFWSFRFGLTALYLFAIQYFTKIGGKVSVKLIKYENNKSTEYRADSLVYKVFGLYFMQSYIGLFYHALLHRNIMTLRQVLIQRLIVSQVLQNLLENAVPYLKYKYRKYTAVRKKKHESGSSTGKIRLASRVEKEYLKPVYSASIGEEIEDGLFDDFLELTLQFGMIMMFASAFPLAFSFAALNNIMEIRADALKLLVMFRRPVPRPAATIGAWLNIFQFLIVMSICTNCGLLICLYDLEGKWRIEPGLAAILIIEHILLLIKFGFSRFVPEEPAWVKQNRVKNAAQAQEMCSKQLLRSIFGRKLE; translated from the exons TTTTTCATAAAGTTCTATGGTGACATTcatgtactttttttttggtctttcagGTTTGGGCTTACGGCTTTGTATCTTTTTGCAATTCAGTATTTCACAAAGATTGGGGGCAAGGTTTCAGTGAAGCTcattaaatatgaaaataacaAAAGCACTGAATATAGGGCTGATAGCTTGGTCTACAAG GTTTTTGGTCTATATTTTATGCAATCATATATTGGTCTGTTTTATCATGCCCTTTTGCACCGCAACATCATGACCCTCCGCCAAGTCTTGATTCAACGTCTGATTGTCTCTCAG GTGTTGCAAAATCTATTGGAGAATGCAGTTCCATACCTCAAATACAAATATAGAAAATATACAGCTGTTCG caagaaaaaacaCGAGAGTGGATCATCAACAGGGAAGATACGTCTGGCTTCTAGAGTAGAAAAAGAGTATCTAAAACCTGTTTACTCTGCCAGCATTGGGGAAGAAATTGAAGATGGTTTATTCGATG ACTTTCTGGAGTTGACATTGCAGTTTGGAATGATCATGATGTTTGCTAGTGCATTCCCCCTTGCATTTTCCTTTGCTGCCTTG AACAATATCATGGAGATCAGGGCAGATGCACTGAAGCTGCTTGTCATGTTTAGGAGGCCTGTTCCTCGTCCTGCTGCAACTATTGGAGCTTGGCTGAATATATTCCAG TTTCTTATAGTTATGTCAATCTGCACCAACTGTGGGCTTCTCATTTGCTTGTATGATCTTGAGGGTAAATGGAGAATCGAGCCAGGACTAGCAGCTATTCTCATCATCGAGCACATCCTCCTGCTTATCAAATTTGGATTCTCACGGTTTGTGCCAGAG GAACCTGCTTGGGTGAAACAAAACCGCGTGAAGAATGCAGCACAAGCACAGGAAATGTGCTCTAAACAACTTTTGAGAAGCATCTTTGGGAGGAAACTAGAGTGA